From one Anoplolepis gracilipes chromosome 10, ASM4749672v1, whole genome shotgun sequence genomic stretch:
- the Psmg1 gene encoding proteasome assembly chaperone 1: MVSHFGEVIFPSSRAFWDDEDEYEPDENLEHRPKLHVRWLKNKPEHMQKFIIIDGDPLIPFVKQCLCHNKEEVCIIENEDDKKVSAIYHIDKQVYLCIILLQFDTKNAGTLVNQISDLLLSAESTISIVCRHVSQFQSTNIPETPSFLRILATKNANVAKYKIEPLEQPNIVFGVGAGVLSYAELAGISAKLYILYIDNFVLDSKCAEPLLQILTNEIDCKLQHLKPTDNFFSKGNLYM; this comes from the exons atggttAGTCATTTTGGAGAGGTAATATTTCCATCGTCACGAGCATTTTGGGATGACGAAGACGAATATGAACCAGATGAGAACTTGGAACATCGTCC GAAATTACATGTTCGCTGGCTGAAAAATAAGCCAGAACATATGCAAAAATTCATCATAATAGACGGAGATCCATTAATTC CTTTCGTAAAACAATGCTTATGTCATAATAAAGAAGAAGTATGCATCATTGAAAACGAAGATGATAAGAAAGTTTCTGCTATCTATCATATTGATAAACAagtatatttgtgtataattcTACTACAGTTTGATACAAAAAATGCAGGAACACTTGTAAACCAG atatctgaCTTATTATTAAGCGCAGAGAGCACAATTTCAATAGTGTGCCGTCATGTATCACAGTTTCAAAGTACAAATATTCCAGAAACACCatcatttttgagaatattagCTACCAAAAATGCAAATGTTGCTAAGTATAAAATTGAACCATTAGAACAACCAAATATTGTATTTGGAGTTGGCGCAGGAG TTTTGTCTTATGCTGAACTTGCAGGCATATCAgccaaattatatatactatatattgaCAATTTTGTATTGGATTCCAAGTGTGCAGAACcgcttttacaaattttaactaatgagaTAGATTGTAAATTACAGCATCTCAAGCCTacagacaatttttttagtaaaggaaatctatatatgtaa
- the Cyck gene encoding cyclin-K — MPCWYYEKKELRNTPSIQDGIDYETECRYRKEGARFIIDTGTKMDLGYNTMATGVVYFHRFYMFHSFKNFPRYVTACCCLLLAGKVEETPKKCKDIIRTAKTLVSEQKFMTFGEDPKEEVLTLERILLQTIKFDLQVEHPYSYLLKYAKCLKGDKNKLQKMVQMAWTFVNDSLCTTLSLQWEPEIIAVALMYLAGKLSKFEVVDWVGRQPKHLRWWDMFVEDVTMDLLEDICHQVLDLYSQANNTKPPDSPPMIPSSEVCRERPPATTTIESASNTPNVTPGKSSKIETPVVSANGCPTTDIVDTIKPIETTSTAHFPTYPTNFAASSNTNYPPAFPPANVSVPPPPVNTMNHIVPTMHHIGSSATIPRPTPPPAPAANQTAFQPYSYPTNASYFPANNPIPPTAPPRSYYPPQP; from the exons ATGCCGTGCTGGTACTATGAAAAGAAGGAGCTACGCAATACACCGTCCATTCAGGATGGTATCGATTACGAGACGGAATGTAGATATCGGAAAGAAGGAGCACGTTTTATAATCGACACTGGCACGAAGATGGATTTAGGTTATAATACAATGGCAACGGGTGTCGTTTATTTCCATCGATTCTACATGTTCCattcgtttaaaaattttccacGATAT GTAACAGCTTGTTGCTGTTTACTTTTGGCTGGTAAAGTTGAAGAAACTCCAAAAAAATGCAAGGATATTATACGGACAGCTAAGACTTTAGTCtctgaacaaaaatttatgacatttgGAGAAGATCCTAAA GAAGAAGTCTTAACCTTGGAAAGGATTTTATTGCaaactattaaatttgatttacaaGTTGAGCACCCATATagttatttattgaaatatgcaAAGTGTCTTAAAG gtGATAAAAACAAACTGCAAAAGATGGTTCAAATGGCTTGGACTTTTGTTAACGACag TTTGTGTACCACTCTGTCGCTACAATGGGAGCCAGAAATAATAGCTGTTGCTCTAATGTACTTGGCAGGAAAGCTAAGTAAGTTTGAAGTGGTGGACTGGGTTGGAAGACAACCAAAGCATTTACGCTGGTGGGATATGTTTGTTGAAGACGTGACTATGGATCTTTTAGAag atatttGTCATCAAGTTTTGGATTTATATTCACAAGCTAATAATACAAAACCGCCAGATTCGCCACCAATGATACCATCTAGCGAGGTGTGTAGAGAACGACCCCCTGCTACTACTACCATAGAATCTGCATCTAATACACCAAATg TGACGCCTGGAAAGTCTTCTAAGATAGAAACACCAGTGGTTTCCGCAAATGGATGTCCAACCACGGACATCGTGGATACGATAAAACCAATAGAAACTACTTCAACGGCACATTTTCCTACATATCCAACGAATTTCGCAGCATCTAGTAATACAAACTATCCACCGGCATTTCCACCTGCGAACGTTTCAGTTCCACCTCCTCCAGTGAATACAATGAATCATATTGTACCAACAATGCATCACATTGGATCCTCCGCTACTATACCTCGTCCTACGCCACCGCCCGCACCAGCTGCTAATCAAACTGCTTTCCAACCATATTCTTATCCAACAAACGCGTCATACTTCCCAGCGAATAATCCAATTCCACCTACCGCACCACCACGTAGCTATTATCCACCACAGCCATAA